A single Gemmatimonadota bacterium DNA region contains:
- a CDS encoding DUF3656 domain-containing protein gives MKTTRNIPELLSPAGSLDAVRAAVANGADSVYLGAEKFNARDEGAQLTLDELEAACALAHSRGTRIYLTLNTLVKPAELTDALDFLGQAIDRGIDAAIVQDIGLVRLIDKVYPGFEIHGSTQMTVHDESGARLMLELGIDRVVLARENSIEDIRAIHSAVPQLGLESFIHGALCISYSGQCYMSGMISERSANRGSCAQSCRKDYTLTDSTTGETLDTGFLISAKDLGAYDSLADIADAGVRCLKIEGRKKRPEYVATVTRGYRDFLTRVGEGDTTPPAVEEVQDLVQIFSRGFTPGMYRGRAGREYVTRDQPDNRGVELGTVVGVGAREVVVEVSARIEAGDGIAFEGGRGVETIGATVTSVRTLGEVKGTLRQALTLRAHPQVGAVVVRSSDATLLARARASFDSVELAPARKRPVDVAAFGSVGSPLKLVFRSDVGDVVVRSDIALAAASKRALDVTQLREQLGRLGETAFALRDVDTNGLAAGQFIPVSVLNHMRQSAIADLEQRVEWGNAERLGERAERISRAITEVTVNRTSASDRPTLSAHVYDLADARTAAAAGATEIVLDPFLRHPTPPVSRVRALTTELSGVGVTLRIRTPSIVRPEDRAVVDKWLALDLPIVSGHVGLVVELARQGRDVVADYAVNCFNQHTAAYLFASGVRQIVPSIELTVDELGELVAPWGGSGFDVLVYGRPEGMTIEHCVLSAAFDREPTTCRDLCVQKHSNVSLTDPAGYTFAVATDSACRNRLLHSRPIEGSEYIPRLWSLGVRSFSAVFNVPGDPVTEVVAGYRQLIDSLASGEVVQGSSVRSVVGSAFTRGHFARAV, from the coding sequence GTGAAGACCACCCGAAACATTCCCGAACTTCTCTCACCTGCCGGCTCTCTGGACGCCGTTCGGGCCGCCGTCGCGAACGGCGCCGACTCCGTGTACCTGGGCGCCGAGAAGTTCAACGCCCGGGACGAGGGAGCCCAGCTGACGCTGGACGAGCTCGAGGCTGCATGTGCGCTGGCGCACTCCCGGGGGACGCGGATCTACCTCACGCTCAACACGCTCGTGAAGCCCGCCGAGCTCACTGATGCGCTCGATTTCCTGGGACAGGCTATCGATCGTGGGATCGACGCGGCGATCGTTCAGGATATCGGGCTCGTCAGGCTGATCGACAAGGTGTATCCAGGGTTCGAGATACACGGCTCGACGCAGATGACCGTGCACGACGAATCCGGCGCGCGATTGATGCTGGAGCTGGGAATCGATCGCGTAGTGCTGGCGCGCGAGAATTCGATCGAGGACATTCGCGCGATTCACTCCGCCGTGCCGCAACTCGGCCTCGAATCGTTCATACACGGTGCGCTCTGCATCTCGTACAGCGGCCAGTGCTACATGTCCGGGATGATCTCGGAGCGCAGTGCCAATCGCGGATCATGCGCGCAGTCGTGCCGCAAGGACTACACGCTCACGGATTCCACGACGGGCGAGACGCTCGACACCGGCTTCCTGATTTCGGCGAAGGACCTTGGCGCGTACGACTCGCTGGCCGACATCGCAGATGCCGGTGTGCGTTGTCTCAAGATCGAAGGACGCAAGAAGCGACCAGAGTACGTCGCAACCGTGACACGTGGATATCGCGATTTTCTCACCCGCGTTGGTGAAGGCGATACGACGCCGCCGGCTGTCGAGGAAGTGCAGGATCTGGTTCAGATCTTCAGCCGCGGCTTCACACCCGGAATGTACCGTGGCCGTGCTGGTCGCGAGTACGTCACGCGTGACCAACCGGACAATCGTGGTGTGGAGTTGGGCACCGTTGTGGGAGTCGGTGCGCGTGAAGTAGTCGTAGAAGTTTCGGCGCGAATCGAAGCAGGCGATGGAATCGCGTTCGAGGGTGGCCGCGGAGTCGAGACCATCGGAGCGACTGTTACCTCGGTGCGCACTCTTGGCGAGGTGAAGGGAACACTGCGTCAGGCGCTGACGTTGCGTGCGCATCCGCAGGTTGGCGCGGTCGTGGTTCGCAGCTCCGACGCCACGCTTCTCGCTCGTGCGCGGGCGAGCTTCGATTCGGTCGAGCTGGCACCCGCTCGCAAGCGTCCCGTCGACGTCGCCGCGTTCGGGAGCGTGGGATCACCGCTCAAGCTCGTGTTCAGGTCGGACGTCGGCGACGTCGTCGTACGCAGTGACATCGCACTCGCGGCGGCGTCGAAGCGCGCGCTCGACGTCACACAGCTGCGTGAACAGCTGGGCCGGCTTGGCGAGACCGCCTTCGCGCTGCGCGACGTGGACACGAACGGGCTTGCGGCGGGTCAGTTCATTCCCGTAAGCGTTCTGAATCACATGCGTCAGAGCGCCATCGCCGATCTGGAGCAACGGGTCGAGTGGGGCAACGCAGAACGGCTCGGTGAGCGCGCCGAACGGATCTCGAGGGCGATTACGGAAGTGACGGTGAACCGGACCTCGGCGAGCGACAGGCCAACGCTGTCGGCGCACGTGTACGATCTCGCCGACGCGCGCACTGCAGCTGCCGCTGGCGCCACGGAGATCGTGCTCGATCCGTTCCTGCGCCACCCGACGCCGCCCGTGTCACGCGTCCGTGCGTTAACTACTGAACTTTCAGGAGTTGGCGTCACGCTGCGCATTCGCACACCGAGCATCGTCCGTCCGGAAGATCGCGCAGTCGTGGACAAGTGGCTCGCTCTCGATCTGCCCATCGTTTCGGGTCACGTTGGACTTGTTGTCGAGCTCGCTCGGCAGGGCCGCGACGTGGTTGCAGACTATGCGGTGAACTGTTTCAACCAGCATACTGCGGCGTACCTTTTCGCGAGCGGCGTTCGGCAGATCGTTCCATCGATCGAGTTGACTGTGGATGAGCTTGGCGAGCTCGTGGCGCCGTGGGGCGGAAGCGGGTTCGACGTTCTTGTGTATGGCCGGCCGGAAGGAATGACGATCGAGCACTGTGTACTGTCCGCGGCTTTCGATCGGGAGCCGACGACGTGTCGCGATCTCTGCGTGCAGAAACACAGCAACGTATCGCTGACGGATCCGGCTGGCTACACATTCGCGGTCGCAACCGACAGCGCATGTCGCAATCGGCTGTTGCACTCGCGCCCCATCGAAGGCTCGGAATACATACCGCGACTGTGGAGCCTGGGTGTCCGCTCGTTCAGCGCGGTATTCAACGTGCCCGGCGATCCTGTCACCGAGGTCGTTGCCGGCTACCGCCAGCTGATCGATTCGCTCGCATCCGGTGAAGTGGTGCAGGGAAGCTCGGTCCGATCGGTCGTCGGCTCAGCGTTCACGCGCGGTCATTTTGCGCGAGCAGTCTGA
- a CDS encoding enoyl-CoA hydratase/isomerase family protein, whose translation MNRIRVESDGVLARITLARPEKRNALDHETTHELLQAFTSCAQHTGTHAVLLSADGADFCAGADLKELAGMLGATAEEHYADAEALGRVFIAMREMPKPVIAAVRGRALAGGAGLATAADIVIAHEDAQFGYPEVLVGFVPAMVMTMLRRSVGEKRAYDLVASGRRITAAEALDMGLVSRVIGGGGDDFAEAAELIAREIAESSVSAQALTKTLFYQLDGLDFREGVLAGARTNVAARSTEDFRSGVLRFTNKA comes from the coding sequence ATGAACCGCATTCGCGTCGAGTCCGACGGCGTACTCGCGCGCATCACGCTAGCGCGGCCGGAGAAGCGCAACGCGCTCGATCACGAGACGACGCACGAGCTGTTGCAGGCCTTCACGTCGTGCGCACAGCACACCGGCACTCATGCGGTGCTGCTTTCCGCCGACGGCGCCGACTTCTGCGCTGGCGCCGATCTCAAGGAGCTCGCGGGCATGCTCGGCGCAACTGCCGAAGAACACTATGCCGACGCGGAGGCGCTCGGACGCGTATTCATCGCGATGCGGGAGATGCCCAAGCCCGTGATCGCGGCCGTGCGTGGTCGTGCGCTTGCGGGCGGTGCAGGGCTTGCGACCGCCGCCGACATCGTGATCGCGCACGAAGACGCGCAGTTTGGCTACCCGGAAGTTCTCGTCGGCTTCGTCCCTGCGATGGTGATGACGATGCTCCGGCGCTCGGTTGGCGAGAAGCGCGCCTATGACCTGGTCGCGAGCGGGCGACGCATTACCGCCGCCGAAGCGCTCGACATGGGTCTCGTGAGTCGCGTGATCGGCGGTGGGGGCGACGATTTTGCAGAAGCTGCGGAGCTAATCGCGCGCGAGATCGCCGAATCGTCCGTGAGCGCGCAGGCGCTCACCAAGACACTGTTCTATCAGCTCGACGGCCTGGATTTCCGCGAAGGCGTGCTAGCTGGCGCGCGTACGAACGTCGCCGCCCGAAGCACCGAAGACTTCCGCAGCGGCGTTCTACGGTTCACGAACAAAGCATGA
- a CDS encoding acyclic terpene utilization AtuA family protein: MTERVVRVASGQGFWGDSLDAPRQQVENGPVDYLMLDYLAEVTMSILQKQKERDPTMGYARDFVGAMDSVLEAVTERGVRVIANAGGVNPPACATAIQGVAKKRGKSLRIGVVTGDDLLPRLNELVEQGHALAHMETGEPLETVRDRVLSANAYIGSKPIVEALSRKAQVVITGRSTDTALTMAPIRFEYGWKDTDYDRLAAGIVAGHILECGAQSSGGNCQYDWRNIPDLANVGYPIADAYEDGSFVVTKHPNTGGRVSVQTVSEQLVYEMGDPHGYITPDVIADFSTIRIEDAGPDRVRVFGIKGYAPTDKLKVSIAYKSGYKAVGTLVYSWPDALEKAQLADRILRERLERLGLRFDEILTEFVGASATHGPLAGDAGRNAPEIQLRVGVRSDDRATVERFTREIAPLVLNGPPGVTGFAGGRPKVEEIVAYWPALIDKTVVQTHVEIV; encoded by the coding sequence ATGACTGAACGCGTAGTCCGCGTCGCAAGCGGACAGGGATTCTGGGGCGACTCGCTCGACGCACCTCGCCAGCAGGTGGAGAACGGACCGGTCGACTATCTGATGCTCGACTACCTCGCCGAGGTCACGATGTCGATTCTGCAGAAGCAGAAGGAGCGTGATCCGACGATGGGTTACGCGCGCGATTTCGTTGGCGCGATGGATTCCGTGCTCGAGGCGGTGACCGAGCGCGGAGTGCGTGTCATCGCGAATGCAGGCGGTGTGAATCCGCCCGCGTGCGCGACGGCCATTCAGGGCGTGGCGAAGAAGCGGGGCAAGTCGCTGCGCATTGGCGTGGTGACCGGCGACGATCTGCTGCCGCGGCTTAACGAGCTGGTGGAGCAGGGACATGCTCTGGCGCACATGGAAACCGGCGAGCCGCTCGAGACGGTGCGCGATCGCGTCCTGTCAGCCAATGCGTATATCGGCTCCAAACCGATCGTCGAGGCTCTGTCGCGCAAGGCGCAGGTCGTCATTACGGGCCGCTCCACCGATACCGCTCTCACAATGGCGCCCATCCGGTTCGAGTACGGCTGGAAGGACACGGATTACGACCGGCTTGCTGCCGGGATCGTCGCCGGGCACATACTGGAGTGCGGCGCGCAGAGCTCCGGCGGCAACTGCCAGTATGACTGGCGCAACATTCCCGATCTCGCCAACGTCGGCTACCCGATCGCCGACGCGTACGAGGACGGGAGCTTTGTCGTCACCAAGCATCCGAACACCGGCGGACGTGTGTCGGTGCAGACGGTATCCGAGCAGCTCGTTTATGAGATGGGCGATCCTCACGGTTACATCACGCCGGACGTGATTGCCGATTTCTCCACGATCCGCATCGAAGACGCCGGACCGGATCGCGTTCGAGTATTCGGAATCAAGGGCTACGCACCGACTGACAAGCTCAAGGTATCGATCGCATATAAATCCGGGTACAAGGCCGTGGGCACGCTCGTGTATTCGTGGCCTGACGCGCTTGAAAAGGCGCAGCTCGCCGATCGTATCCTCCGCGAGCGACTGGAGCGCCTGGGCCTGCGCTTCGATGAGATTCTCACAGAGTTCGTCGGTGCATCCGCCACGCATGGCCCACTCGCTGGTGACGCGGGGAGGAATGCGCCAGAAATTCAACTGCGTGTCGGTGTGCGGTCGGATGATCGCGCAACCGTCGAGCGCTTCACGCGCGAGATTGCACCGCTCGTGCTGAACGGACCGCCCGGCGTCACCGGTTTCGCTGGCGGACGCCCGAAAGTGGAAGAGATCGTTGCCTACTGGCCGGCACTGATAGACAAGACAGTCGTGCAGACTCATGTGGAGATCGTCTGA
- a CDS encoding carboxyl transferase domain-containing protein, whose translation MTSRLQSLDADLRELENRLEQGGGAKKIEKLHAQGKLSARERVALLCDPGSSFLEIGLLVAYDQYDGQAPSAGVVTGLSVVDGREVVVVANDPTVKAGSWWPETIRKILRAQEIAMRCTIPIVYLVDSAGVNLPYQGGVFPGQFGASRIFYYNSVMRRYLRIPQIAAVMGQCIAGGAYLPALSDVILMVKGTSFMGLGGPNLVKGATGQVIDSETLGGAETHTQVSGVAHYAVDDDASCIAKIRELISRLPRPAVPAPVERVTTDPAIADLLPSDHRMSYDMHALLRLIVDDGALDEFQGELAKEVICGDARIGGIPIAVIANQRGLVKGRPGEKPRFGGIIYAESAEKMAYFIDRCDRQRIPILFVQDVSGFMVGPEAEHEGIIRAGARLVEAMATTRVAKIVLTVNHASGAGYYAMAAQGFDPDFVFTWPTGRMGVMEGEAAIQAVHGPAIDAARKAGGDLKDEVSAVVDEMRADYEHQLDARYAAARGYVDAIIHPEDTRSAIITALTASLNNPGPHLGPFVLPTHIA comes from the coding sequence GTGACGTCGCGACTGCAGTCGCTTGACGCCGACCTTCGGGAACTCGAGAACAGGCTCGAGCAGGGCGGCGGCGCAAAGAAGATCGAGAAGCTCCACGCGCAGGGCAAGCTGTCGGCACGCGAAAGGGTCGCGTTGTTGTGCGACCCGGGCAGCAGCTTTCTAGAGATCGGCCTGCTCGTCGCGTACGATCAGTACGATGGCCAGGCGCCGTCGGCCGGCGTTGTAACCGGCCTGTCAGTAGTTGACGGCCGGGAGGTCGTGGTAGTTGCGAACGACCCGACCGTGAAGGCGGGCTCATGGTGGCCCGAGACGATCAGGAAGATTCTGCGCGCGCAGGAAATAGCGATGCGGTGCACGATCCCGATCGTGTATCTGGTCGACTCTGCAGGAGTGAATCTGCCGTATCAGGGCGGAGTATTCCCGGGGCAGTTCGGCGCGAGTCGCATCTTCTATTACAACTCGGTGATGCGACGTTACCTGCGTATCCCGCAAATCGCCGCGGTAATGGGCCAGTGCATCGCGGGCGGCGCGTATCTCCCCGCCTTGTCCGATGTCATTCTCATGGTGAAGGGAACATCCTTCATGGGGCTCGGCGGTCCCAATCTGGTAAAGGGTGCTACGGGTCAGGTAATCGACAGTGAGACGCTTGGCGGCGCCGAGACACACACGCAGGTGAGCGGTGTCGCGCACTACGCGGTGGATGACGACGCGTCGTGCATCGCCAAGATCCGCGAGCTGATCTCGCGTCTGCCGCGTCCCGCAGTGCCGGCGCCGGTCGAGCGTGTGACCACAGATCCGGCTATCGCGGACCTGCTGCCGAGCGACCATCGCATGTCTTATGACATGCATGCGCTGCTCAGGCTCATCGTCGATGACGGCGCGCTGGATGAATTTCAGGGCGAGCTGGCCAAGGAAGTGATCTGCGGTGACGCGCGCATCGGGGGTATTCCGATCGCTGTCATTGCCAACCAGCGCGGACTGGTGAAGGGACGTCCCGGCGAGAAGCCGCGGTTCGGCGGAATCATCTACGCGGAATCCGCCGAGAAGATGGCGTACTTCATCGACCGTTGTGATAGACAGCGCATCCCGATTCTGTTCGTGCAGGACGTGTCCGGCTTCATGGTTGGGCCGGAAGCCGAGCACGAAGGAATCATTCGTGCTGGCGCGCGACTCGTCGAAGCCATGGCGACGACTCGCGTGGCGAAGATCGTGCTCACGGTAAATCATGCGTCGGGCGCGGGGTACTACGCGATGGCGGCTCAGGGTTTCGATCCGGACTTCGTCTTCACGTGGCCCACGGGGCGCATGGGCGTGATGGAGGGCGAGGCCGCGATCCAGGCGGTGCACGGCCCCGCGATCGACGCGGCCCGCAAGGCAGGCGGCGATTTGAAGGATGAAGTCTCTGCCGTCGTGGACGAGATGCGCGCGGATTACGAGCATCAGCTCGATGCGCGGTACGCCGCCGCCCGCGGTTACGTGGATGCGATAATTCACCCTGAAGACACGCGCTCTGCGATCATTACGGCGCTTACGGCATCGCTCAACAATCCCGGTCCGCACCTTGGGCCATTCGTTCTTCCAACGCACATAGCCTGA
- a CDS encoding cobalamin B12-binding domain-containing protein, translated as MRPIRVLVAKPGLDGHDRGAKVVAAALRDAGMEVIYTGLHQTPEMIATAAIQEDVDVVGLSILSGAHMTLIPRVLDLLRADGRDDILVTGGGIIPREDMDALEARGTGRLFGPGTPTSELVDYIHDWFEARESQTA; from the coding sequence ATGCGCCCTATCCGAGTGCTAGTCGCCAAACCGGGACTGGACGGCCACGACCGTGGCGCCAAAGTAGTTGCGGCCGCACTGCGCGACGCAGGGATGGAGGTCATCTACACCGGCCTGCATCAGACTCCCGAGATGATCGCGACCGCTGCGATCCAGGAGGACGTCGACGTCGTCGGGCTTTCCATTCTGAGCGGCGCGCACATGACGCTCATACCGCGCGTACTCGATCTGCTGCGCGCTGACGGACGTGACGACATACTCGTGACCGGCGGCGGGATCATTCCGCGCGAGGACATGGATGCGCTCGAGGCTCGCGGCACGGGGCGGCTGTTCGGACCTGGCACGCCCACCAGCGAGCTCGTGGATTACATCCACGACTGGTTCGAGGCGCGCGAAAGCCAGACAGCGTGA
- a CDS encoding methylmalonyl-CoA mutase family protein, which produces MTTAEMLELDRLREEVAQWRARFDAAKKRNALFANSGDVVDPVYTALDIAGDGSALELPGEYPFTRGIHATGYRGKLWTMRQFAGFGTAPETNARYKYLLSHGQTGLSVAFDFPTLMGYDSDHPRSEGEVGKCGVAISSLADMETLFEGIPLDKVSTSMTINGPAVILFAFYVAAAEKQGVDIKELRGTIQNDILKEYMAQHAWVYPIEPALRLIVDNFAWSAEHVPLWNTISISGYHIREAGATAAQELAFTLADGFTYVERGLARGLDVDDFAPRLSFFWDIHNDFFEEIAKLRAARRIWARHLKERFGAKDPRSLIMRFHSQTAGVTLTAQQPMNNVVRVAYQAMAAVLGGTQSLHTNSMDETLALPTEQAVQVALRTQQVLAYETGVPNVADPLGGSYYVEALTDKLEQEAEALFEQIAEVGGVVHGLETGWLQRKIAESSSRQQWEIEQHRRTIVGVNEFVTEEGELTIPLLKVSEAAEREQRARMAAMRASRDNALVESRLTALREASRTDTNLMPFILDCARAYCTLYEIRAAMEEVFGAYREPVFF; this is translated from the coding sequence ATGACGACGGCTGAGATGCTGGAGCTGGACAGACTGCGTGAGGAAGTCGCGCAGTGGCGCGCGCGATTCGACGCCGCGAAAAAACGCAATGCGCTATTCGCGAATTCCGGCGACGTCGTCGATCCCGTTTACACGGCGCTCGACATCGCGGGCGACGGATCGGCACTGGAGCTGCCTGGCGAATATCCCTTTACACGCGGCATACACGCGACCGGATATCGTGGCAAGCTGTGGACGATGCGGCAATTTGCCGGCTTCGGCACGGCGCCCGAGACCAACGCGCGTTACAAGTACCTCCTGTCGCATGGTCAGACCGGTCTCTCCGTCGCGTTCGATTTTCCGACGTTGATGGGTTACGACTCCGATCACCCGCGTTCGGAGGGCGAGGTCGGCAAGTGCGGCGTCGCGATATCCAGTCTCGCCGACATGGAAACGCTTTTCGAGGGGATTCCGCTCGACAAGGTTTCGACGTCGATGACCATCAATGGTCCCGCGGTGATTCTTTTCGCGTTCTACGTTGCCGCTGCCGAGAAGCAGGGCGTGGACATCAAGGAACTGCGCGGAACGATCCAGAACGACATCCTCAAGGAGTACATGGCGCAGCACGCGTGGGTTTACCCCATCGAGCCCGCGCTGCGTCTCATCGTCGATAACTTCGCGTGGTCCGCTGAGCACGTTCCGCTCTGGAACACGATATCGATCTCCGGCTATCACATTCGCGAAGCTGGCGCAACAGCGGCGCAGGAGCTCGCGTTCACGCTCGCCGATGGTTTCACGTACGTCGAGCGGGGTCTCGCGCGCGGACTGGACGTGGACGACTTCGCGCCGCGCCTGTCGTTCTTCTGGGACATACACAACGATTTCTTCGAGGAGATCGCCAAGCTGCGTGCAGCGCGACGCATCTGGGCGCGGCATCTCAAGGAGCGCTTTGGCGCAAAGGATCCGCGCTCGCTCATCATGCGCTTTCACTCGCAGACCGCGGGCGTCACGCTCACTGCGCAGCAGCCGATGAACAACGTCGTGCGCGTCGCATATCAGGCCATGGCTGCGGTGCTGGGCGGCACGCAATCGCTGCACACGAATTCGATGGACGAGACACTCGCTCTGCCTACCGAGCAGGCGGTCCAGGTCGCGCTTCGCACTCAGCAGGTGCTCGCGTACGAGACCGGCGTTCCGAATGTCGCCGACCCGCTGGGTGGTTCCTATTATGTGGAAGCGCTGACCGACAAGCTGGAACAGGAAGCCGAGGCGTTGTTCGAGCAGATCGCCGAAGTTGGCGGTGTGGTGCACGGCCTAGAGACCGGCTGGTTGCAGCGCAAGATCGCGGAGTCGTCTTCACGGCAGCAGTGGGAGATCGAGCAGCATCGCCGCACGATCGTCGGTGTGAACGAGTTCGTCACCGAAGAGGGCGAGCTCACGATTCCATTGCTCAAGGTGAGCGAGGCCGCCGAGCGCGAGCAGCGTGCGCGCATGGCCGCGATGCGCGCGTCGCGTGACAACGCACTGGTCGAATCGCGTCTCACTGCGCTGCGCGAGGCGTCGCGCACGGATACCAATCTGATGCCGTTCATTCTCGACTGCGCTCGTGCCTACTGCACGCTGTACGAGATACGCGCCGCCATGGAAGAAGTATTTGGTGCGTATCGCGAGCCCGTGTTCTTCTAA
- the meaB gene encoding methylmalonyl Co-A mutase-associated GTPase MeaB, whose translation MPQSLEALVADFEAGKSAALARAVSIVENHRAGYDELMTRLHPHIGRAQRLGITGPPGAGKSTVTNLIVQSLRQEGHTVGVIAVDPTSPFTGGALLGDRVRMESVALDPGVYIRSMATRGSLGGLSARTAEVADVLDAFGFDRIIIETVGVGQTELDIARTADTTVVVLVPESGDSIQTLKAGVMEIADIFVVNKGDRPGADRLRNDIELMLGLRRGSAGGVPAHHGVQLKTFNPIRIAREAARAEDPERWTPPVLGTIASRGEGIDLLLAAVARHFRYLEMSGALKGRRRIRLRNQVAEVVAERVRNRLWDDPETNVWLDAQLDLLESGAATPFSVADELLRRSGPLLTGVDA comes from the coding sequence TTGCCTCAATCGCTTGAGGCGCTCGTCGCGGATTTCGAGGCCGGGAAGTCGGCGGCTCTGGCGCGTGCGGTGAGCATCGTCGAGAATCATCGCGCCGGTTATGACGAACTGATGACGCGACTGCACCCGCACATCGGCCGCGCGCAGCGTCTGGGAATCACGGGACCGCCGGGCGCGGGCAAGAGTACGGTTACGAATCTGATCGTGCAGTCGCTGCGGCAGGAAGGACACACCGTTGGTGTGATTGCCGTCGATCCAACTTCACCGTTCACGGGTGGCGCGCTGCTCGGCGACCGCGTGCGGATGGAGTCGGTAGCGCTCGATCCGGGTGTGTACATCCGATCGATGGCGACGCGCGGATCGCTCGGCGGGCTTTCCGCGCGCACAGCGGAGGTTGCGGATGTGCTCGACGCGTTCGGCTTCGACAGAATCATCATCGAGACGGTGGGGGTGGGGCAGACCGAGCTCGACATCGCACGCACTGCCGATACGACGGTCGTCGTTCTCGTTCCCGAATCGGGCGATTCGATCCAGACGCTTAAGGCCGGCGTGATGGAGATCGCCGACATCTTCGTCGTCAACAAGGGTGACCGTCCAGGCGCCGATCGGTTGCGCAACGACATCGAGCTGATGCTCGGCTTGCGACGTGGATCGGCCGGTGGCGTTCCCGCACATCATGGTGTTCAGCTCAAGACTTTCAACCCGATCCGCATAGCGCGCGAGGCTGCCAGGGCGGAAGATCCCGAGCGCTGGACGCCGCCCGTGCTGGGTACCATCGCATCCAGGGGTGAGGGTATCGACCTGCTGCTGGCCGCCGTGGCGCGTCACTTTCGTTATCTTGAGATGTCAGGCGCTCTCAAGGGGCGCCGGCGCATACGGCTTCGGAATCAGGTCGCTGAAGTGGTAGCCGAGCGGGTGCGCAACAGGCTCTGGGACGACCCGGAGACCAACGTATGGCTTGACGCGCAGCTCGATCTGCTGGAATCCGGAGCGGCAACGCCGTTCAGCGTTGCGGACGAGTTGCTGAGACGGAGCGGTCCCTTGTTGACTGGAGTCGATGCATGA
- the ybeY gene encoding rRNA maturation RNase YbeY encodes MSVAVDVSRDGVRIALSEQRVREIVRAVCRRERVREALISVAFVRNATIARMNREFLGHSGATDVITFELDGGRTRSSRRAILGDIYIAPDVARRNAIENGVGIREELARIIVHGTLHVLGYTHAEGSHRTTGDMWRRQEEILASIA; translated from the coding sequence GTGAGCGTAGCCGTCGACGTATCGCGCGACGGGGTTCGAATCGCGCTGTCCGAACAGCGGGTGCGCGAGATCGTGCGCGCGGTGTGCCGTCGGGAACGAGTGCGCGAGGCGCTGATATCCGTTGCGTTCGTCCGGAACGCGACGATAGCGCGAATGAATAGAGAATTCCTGGGCCACTCCGGTGCGACCGATGTCATCACCTTCGAGCTGGACGGCGGACGGACGCGTTCATCGCGCCGCGCGATACTCGGTGACATCTACATTGCGCCGGACGTGGCGCGCCGCAACGCGATAGAGAATGGCGTTGGTATTCGCGAGGAGCTGGCCCGGATCATTGTACACGGCACGTTGCATGTGCTTGGATACACACATGCGGAAGGGTCTCATCGCACCACCGGCGACATGTGGCGCCGACAGGAGGAGATCCTTGCCTCAATCGCTTGA